The Prionailurus viverrinus isolate Anna chromosome X, UM_Priviv_1.0, whole genome shotgun sequence genome segment CATGCCTTTTCCCAGAGAAATTCTGAATGTCCCCTTTTTCCTTGGAGATGCCTTTGCATCTCCTCTTGATGTCTCATAACTTTGCCATTTACTCATTGTGTCATTTTGGGCTGGTTGTATTCCTTCACTGAGACTCATTTCTGCTTCTGTAAGTTGAGTAGATGGTTAAGTCCTCTGAGTGACAAAACTGGGAACTGTATGTAGTCTTCCAGATAACTATGCTATTTCATTGCCATCCCAGGATCACAAAAAGCTGATTTGGAAATTGGCAACCAAGTGTTTTATAAGAGACATGGATTTTGAGTAACTTAGacgtttttaagaaaaaaagatacacatggTAGACTTTCAAAGCACCCTTGAGTAGTCCCATTCCATATGCCATAGAAAGTGAATCACCACTtttgagaaaaacaatttttaacaattttcccattttcctacATGATTGAATAGAAGGAAACCTACAAATCTAAAGTTGAGCCAATTTACTCTCTAGTAAATATGAGGAGGATTTTTCCTCCTCACATGGACTGTGAGTGGACAGAAATAAGGGAAGTAATTCTAATGTGGATGACATAACCAGAATAGAAATAGTCCTAAGTCTACTCAAAGGGTTATGGGGACCAATTTAGAATCTAATTTCAATTCCACCTGCATTAAGGTGCATGCTTTTGTATAtgtcccttcacctctctgagcctcatgaGTCAAATAAGGATGCTAATACCTACCTCTCAGGGTTCTGGTGAGAGGTAAAAGAAATAAGTTTTATGAAGTCTTGGTAGGAACGTTTATCCAGTTTGAGCAGAGAAAAGCACTTAGAGGTCATTATTACATGGTCCTTGTCAGGCAAACAGAATGCATCATCACAATGTGGAGTGGGAATGCAAGtgaacagttctttttttatatattaaatataatttattgtcaaattagtttccatacaacacccagtgctcatctcaacaggtgccctcctcaatgcccatcacccactttcccctctcccccacccccatcaaccctcagtttgttctcagtatttaaggggcacttgtaccccaatgtttatagcagcaagtGAAGAGTTCTTTGCCACACCCAGTACAAGGTGTCTCTCCAGACTTGGCTGGATGGGTGAGCCTAACCTGGGCATCCACCACAGGTCCCTCCTTCTGTAGCTTGGGAGAGCTCTGCACACAGGAGGTGAGGATGTAGTTGGCAGAGCAGGCAGGAGCACAGACCACTGGACCTTTTGCCTGAAGGGCAAtcattcctttcctctttctgatACCACTGGGACCCTACAGATGCAGTACAACCCACAGCCCACTGCCATCACGAAAAGGCAGGTCCAAGGGATTGGGCTCCAAATGGAGTGCTTTCTTTTCCAGACAGTGGACTTGCAGCACTCAAAATGGAAAAGGACCAAGCAAACCAGTACGCTGGGTCACCCTCTTTGGGGCAGGGCCCTGGCACTGGGGCAGCGACGCATCTTGGCCCGTCGTGTGCCCACAGCGGCCACGGCCCCCGCGCGAGTATGGGGACTGCTGACCCCCGGTTGCGGTGGTGTGTGCGAGCGCTCATGTGCGCAGGTGGCATCTATTCCACGTAGTAGCACCCGGACGAAGTGCTTCTCGCCTAGCTGGGACAGGACCCGTTCTGggtggagtggaggaggggcggaaACAGGTGAAGGAGCCCCAGAACGCGCCCCCATCCCGCGCTCCACCCATGCCAGAATGCAGCGCTGGCGGGCGCATCTCGGGCCTGCCCAGCGGCTCTCTGGTGGGCACCCGGGGATATGGACCCCTCGCCAGGCTGACGCCCCGAGAGCATGTTCCgggaggggcgggaggtgggCAGGGTTGGGTCTAGGATGGGGGCACTGGCTCTCGGGTCCCCAGGATCCCCACCTGTGCCAGCGCCCCCtcgggggcgggggaaggagcAGGTGACGTCACGCGCGGTCCCGGGGTGCCCGCGGCGGTGGCCACAGCCTGGCCGCGTGACCCGCGCGCGCCAATGGCCCGGCGGTCTCCGGGGCGACGCGGAGGGTCCGCGCTCCGCCGCCACTGCGCCCCCGCCCCGAGTCCGCACTGCAGAGAGTGGTGGCGAGCAGGCGCCGGCGCGCTAGCCCACGTGCCGCgctgagagagggacagggagaggaagaaggagagggagtgagaggcaGCCAGGAAAAGAGGGGCGCACGACCCCGCTGCCGCTCGGCGCAGCCCCTGCGCCCCACCTGCTGGGACCTCGACGAGGAAGGACCCCGACCCAGAGGAGGGTAGGTACCAGAACCGGGGAGGGTGCGCTCAGCCCTCCGGGAgacccgcccgcccgccgcctgCCCTCCGCCCGCCCCAGTAGGACTGCGGCAGCCCGCGGGGGCGAGAGGGAcgcggtggggagggggccgtGGCCCCGGCGGGCAGGTGGAAGGCGGGGCAGGGGTCTAGCCTGGGCTGCAAAGGCACCGCCCCGGGGGAGGAGGGTCACCTGGGGGGTGGGCGcggcggggcggagggggggggcgcTTAACTTCGCTCTCGCCTCGTTTGTATTCACAGGCTGTGGAGAtctgggctgtctgctgtcgcCCTGGGAGTTGGCCTGATACATGTGCACCACGCAGTGATCATTATCCCCTAAATTAGGCTCCACAGAGATTGGGGACATGCCATTGACCCTGTTGCAGGATTGGTGTCGGGGGGAACATCTGAACACGCAGAGGTCCATGCTTATCCTGGGGATTCCTGAGGACTGTGGTGAGGATGAATTTCAGGAGACTCTTCAGGATGCTTTCAGGCACCTGGGCAGGTATAGGGTCATTGGCAGGATGTTCAGGAGGGAAGAGAATGCCCAAGCATTTCTCTTGGAGCTTGCCCAAGATATTGACTATGCTTTGATCCCCAGGGAAATACCCGGAAAGGGAGGGCCCTGGGAAGTGGTTGTAAAACCTCGGAACTCAGATGGGGAATTTCTCAATAGACTGAACCGCTTCTTAGAGGAGGAGAGGCGGACAGTGTCAGATATGAACAGAGTGCTTGGATCAGACACCAACTGCCCTGCTCCAAGAGTGGCCATATCACCTGACTTCTGGACCTGGGCCCAGACCCTGGGGGCAGCAGTGCAGCCTCTGCTAGAACAAATGTTGTACAGAGAACTAAGAGTCTTTTCTGGGAACACTGTGTCCATCCCAGGGGCGTTGGCCTTTGAAGCCTGGCTTGAGCACACCACTGAGGTGCTACAGATGTGGCAGGTGCCTGAGGGTGAAAAGAGGCGGCGGCTGATGGAATGCTTGCGGGGCCCTGCTCTGCAGGTGGTCAGTGGGCTCCGGGCCAACAATGCTGCCATAACTGTGGAGGAGTGCCTGGCAGCCCTGCAACAGGTATTTGGACCTGTGGAAAGTCGTAAAATCGCCCATGTGAAATTTTATAAGGCCTAtcaggaggtgggagagaaagtCTCCAGCTTTGTGTTGCGTTTGGAACCCCTGCTCCAAAGAGCTGtagaaaaaaatgcagtattGCGAAGGAATGTGAATCAGGCTCGCCTGAAACAAGTCTTAAGTGGGGCTACCCTTACTGACAAACTTCGAGACAGGCTTAAGTTGATGAAACAGCGAAGGAAACCACCTGGTTTTCTGGCACTGGTGAAGCTCCTGCgtgaggaggaggagtgggaggcCACTTTTGGTCCAGAAAGGGGGAGGCTACAGGGGCTGGATGCAGGAGTAAGGGCATCTGCCAGAGCCAATGCTCTCAGAGCAGTGTCTTTTGCTGCCCCTGGCAGCACTCTTCAGGCCAGGCCTTCCCAAGGTTCCCGGcgcaggagaggcagaggacagCATCGAAGGGGGCGTGTGCTAAGGGCCAGCTCCCGAGTTTCAGGAATACGGAAACATCACACATTCTGCTATAGCTGTGGAGAAGATGGCCACATCAGGGCACAGTGTAGCAACCCTCCAAACCCGCTCTTGGTAAAGCAGAAGAGACAGGCTGCAATGGAGTCGGGAAATGGGAACAGGGCTTGGGAAAAGAGCCATCCCAAGCCCAAAGCCAAGTAGGCTCAGGAGAACAGGGCACCTCTTCttatttcaggcagaggaaacaaaagagataTTGGAAAAAGGGAAAGGGGCAGCCCACAGAAACAGCAGGGGACttgagtggggtagaggggcaaAGAAGCCATGCCCAGGCTGAGCCCCCTCATCCTCTGCCAGATGAAAAAGACTCCACTCACCAAGCTACATGGGACTCAGTGAAGGCCAACAGTGCACTGAAGAGGTGCCAGAGACACAACTGGGGGGTTGCCCCACCCAGCACATGGGGTGCACCAGCTGCAGGCAAAGACCCCAACACAGCAGAGGCTGAAGAAAGTAGAGCTGGGGACTCATTCATCAGCCCCATCATCTGGCCACCCCCAAATGCCCACCCTGTGGGCTCTGAGCTAAAGATGCCAACTGGCCCGCAGGCCACGTGGGGCCTGGAGGAGCCTTCCCCAGGACCAGCCCTGCCTGAAGGAGTCATCTTAGGCAAAGAAGAGCTGTACAACAGACAGGTAATGCCCCAGACAGGAGGCCACATGGTCCAGCCTGTTTTCAAGATTATCTATCTACGCTATTCTAGGGGACCCCCAGGAAGGCAGAGCCCTCAAGCCCCTGCACAAGGGAGGGCAGGAGAACCAAAGGCTCTGGTAGCCTAGCACCAGCCTACAGGCAGTTTCCTTCTGCTGCAGCCTGGAAGGGCTATAGGGGCAAGGAGAGCAAAAACTACAAGGAGAAGATCCTTGGGCCAGAGCTTCAGCTCAGC includes the following:
- the PNMA3 gene encoding paraneoplastic antigen Ma3 isoform X2 gives rise to the protein MPLTLLQDWCRGEHLNTQRSMLILGIPEDCGEDEFQETLQDAFRHLGRYRVIGRMFRREENAQAFLLELAQDIDYALIPREIPGKGGPWEVVVKPRNSDGEFLNRLNRFLEEERRTVSDMNRVLGSDTNCPAPRVAISPDFWTWAQTLGAAVQPLLEQMLYRELRVFSGNTVSIPGALAFEAWLEHTTEVLQMWQVPEGEKRRRLMECLRGPALQVVSGLRANNAAITVEECLAALQQVFGPVESRKIAHVKFYKAYQEVGEKVSSFVLRLEPLLQRAVEKNAVLRRNVNQARLKQVLSGATLTDKLRDRLKLMKQRRKPPGFLALVKLLREEEEWEATFGPERGRLQGLDAGVRASARANALRAVSFAAPGSTLQARPSQGSRRRRGRGQHRRGRVLRASSRVSGIRKHHTFCYSCGEDGHIRAQCSNPPNPLLAEETKEILEKGKGAAHRNSRGLEWGRGAKKPCPG
- the PNMA3 gene encoding paraneoplastic antigen Ma3 isoform X1, giving the protein MPLTLLQDWCRGEHLNTQRSMLILGIPEDCGEDEFQETLQDAFRHLGRYRVIGRMFRREENAQAFLLELAQDIDYALIPREIPGKGGPWEVVVKPRNSDGEFLNRLNRFLEEERRTVSDMNRVLGSDTNCPAPRVAISPDFWTWAQTLGAAVQPLLEQMLYRELRVFSGNTVSIPGALAFEAWLEHTTEVLQMWQVPEGEKRRRLMECLRGPALQVVSGLRANNAAITVEECLAALQQVFGPVESRKIAHVKFYKAYQEVGEKVSSFVLRLEPLLQRAVEKNAVLRRNVNQARLKQVLSGATLTDKLRDRLKLMKQRRKPPGFLALVKLLREEEEWEATFGPERGRLQGLDAGVRASARANALRAVSFAAPGSTLQARPSQGSRRRRGRGQHRRGRVLRASSRVSGIRKHHTFCYSCGEDGHIRAQCSNPPNPLLVKQKRQAAMESGNGNRAWEKSHPKPKAK